In one window of Amblyomma americanum isolate KBUSLIRL-KWMA chromosome 9, ASM5285725v1, whole genome shotgun sequence DNA:
- the LOC144104399 gene encoding cytochrome c oxidase subunit 7A1, mitochondrial-like: MNIARTVTTIARRAPQLQAKAAPARKYKTLAQIKELQKQFTVDDGVPVYLKGGKIDSILYQTTLAVSALAVATCFYTLYGLIYKHKK; this comes from the exons ATGAACATTGCGCGC ACTGTGACGACGATTGCCCGCCGGGCTCCCCAGCTCCAGGCGAAGGCTGCACCCGCGAGGAAGTACAAGACTCTTGCCCAGATCAAGGAGCTGCAGAAGCAGTTTACT gttgaTGATGGGGTGCCAGTCTACCTGAAGGGCGGGAAGATCGATAGCATCCTCTACCAGACCACTCTTGCTGTGAGCGCCTTAGCTGTGGCGACTTGCTTCTACACATTATACGGCCTGATCTACAAGCACAAGAAATGA